A window of Sutcliffiella cohnii contains these coding sequences:
- a CDS encoding ABC transporter ATP-binding protein → MLRVLKFIKPYRIAVFIALALMLTELFVELFHPLLMAKIIDDGILQGDLSVVMKWGGIMVGLSFVAFAAGIINSFFAAHVSQSFGFDIRRAMYEKIQSFSFANFNFFPTSSLITRMTNDVTQIQNTVFMSLRIMLRAPLLVIGGVIMALFVNFRLALFVLIAVPFLFFFLVWVMRKGSGLFTAVQQKVDGVNNVMRENLGGIRLIRAFLRHDHESKRFTKASGELQDKTVRALRLMEIAMPILLLVMNLTIIAVLWFGNIGVQNNNARVGEIVAIVNYVTRITGALSILSFIIMAFSRAKASSTRLAEVLEEEIDLVDIEQAKEMETVDPPHIEFDAVSFRYPGTNTTVIEDISFEVKPGETVAILGSTGSGKSSLFQLLPRLYDVDEGAIYIDGQDIKQLKLAYLRRLIGYVPQESLLFTGTVSDNLSWGKENATMEEMIEATKAAQIHDTIERLPKGYETRLGQKGINLSGGQKQRLSIARALIRKPKILMMDDSTSALDLKTEGKLLQALKKYECTTFIITQKVSTATEADKILLMDDGMLLEQGTHESLLKESSLYQKIYESQFGEEVSYAKTAK, encoded by the coding sequence ATGTTAAGAGTATTAAAATTTATTAAACCATACCGAATAGCCGTTTTTATCGCTTTAGCTTTAATGTTAACAGAGCTATTTGTAGAACTGTTTCATCCGTTATTAATGGCGAAAATTATTGATGACGGTATTTTGCAAGGGGATCTGTCTGTCGTCATGAAGTGGGGAGGAATAATGGTTGGTCTCTCGTTTGTTGCATTTGCAGCGGGAATCATTAACTCCTTTTTTGCGGCACATGTAAGTCAAAGCTTTGGATTTGATATTAGAAGAGCAATGTATGAAAAAATACAGTCATTTTCATTTGCAAACTTTAACTTTTTTCCAACATCATCGTTAATAACGAGAATGACAAACGATGTTACCCAAATACAAAATACTGTTTTTATGAGTTTACGTATTATGCTCCGTGCACCGCTTCTTGTTATTGGCGGAGTAATTATGGCGCTATTCGTTAACTTCCGCTTAGCCTTATTCGTTTTAATTGCTGTTCCATTTCTTTTCTTTTTCTTAGTTTGGGTGATGAGGAAAGGATCTGGATTGTTTACTGCTGTTCAACAGAAAGTAGACGGAGTAAATAATGTAATGCGAGAAAATTTAGGCGGGATTCGCTTAATTAGAGCCTTTTTACGTCATGATCATGAAAGTAAACGGTTCACGAAAGCGAGTGGCGAGCTACAAGATAAAACCGTTCGTGCACTTCGCTTAATGGAAATTGCGATGCCAATTCTTTTACTCGTCATGAACTTAACAATCATTGCAGTATTATGGTTCGGAAATATCGGGGTTCAAAATAACAATGCACGAGTAGGAGAAATTGTTGCGATTGTTAACTACGTAACGAGAATAACGGGTGCACTGTCCATTTTATCTTTTATTATTATGGCATTCTCACGGGCAAAAGCATCGTCCACACGTTTAGCAGAAGTGTTAGAGGAGGAAATTGATTTAGTAGACATAGAGCAAGCAAAGGAAATGGAAACAGTCGACCCTCCTCATATTGAATTTGATGCTGTTTCCTTCCGCTATCCAGGAACGAACACTACTGTTATTGAGGATATTTCATTTGAAGTAAAGCCTGGTGAAACAGTGGCGATATTAGGCTCAACAGGTTCGGGGAAATCTAGTTTATTTCAATTACTTCCACGGCTGTACGACGTTGATGAAGGGGCCATCTATATCGATGGGCAAGATATTAAACAATTAAAACTAGCTTATTTAAGAAGATTAATTGGATACGTTCCACAAGAATCGCTTCTTTTTACCGGAACAGTTAGTGACAACCTTTCATGGGGAAAAGAAAATGCAACGATGGAAGAAATGATAGAAGCGACGAAAGCAGCACAAATTCATGATACGATTGAAAGATTACCTAAAGGCTATGAAACGAGATTAGGGCAAAAGGGAATTAACTTATCAGGCGGACAAAAGCAACGACTCTCTATTGCGCGAGCATTAATAAGAAAGCCGAAAATTTTAATGATGGACGATAGTACGAGTGCGCTAGATTTAAAAACAGAAGGTAAACTGTTACAGGCTTTGAAAAAATACGAATGCACGACATTTATCATTACACAAAAAGTGAGTACCGCAACAGAGGCGGACAAAATATTACTTATGGATGATGGTATGTTACTCGAGCAAGGAACACATGAATCACTATTGAAAGAGTCTTCTCTCTATCAAAAAATTTACGAGTCACAGTTCGGAGAGGAGGTATCTTATGCAAAAACAGCAAAATAA
- a CDS encoding ABC transporter ATP-binding protein codes for MQKQQNKKAKDMFGTLKRIWQYLAVKKGILILVFLMVIVSSALGLLGPFLVGMAIDDYIVEQQLGGFIPVLIGLVFIYIFYSLSMWLQNYWMIGIAQDAVYTMRTQLFHHLHRLPIPFFDKRQHGELMSRVTNDIENVSSTLNSSVIQVFSSVLTLVGTVSVMLYLSPLMTAITLTIVPAMFLGLRWITKRTGPLFKETQKNLGELNGFIEETISGQRIVKTFSQEERVMEEFEEKATTLRKTAYWAQTYSGFIPKLMNMLNNLSFAIIAGVGGVLALNGVSGITIGVIVIFAEYSRQFTRPLNDLANQFNTLLSAIAGAERVFDILDEDVEAANEKNAVEISSVKGEIEFQNATFSYEDDDQTIKNVSFIASPGETVAFVGPTGAGKTTIINLISRFYDLDSGKILIDGHDISKVKRASLRSHMAFVLQDSFLFEGTILENIRYGRLNATDEEIVEAAKEANAHSFIMRLPKGYETVLSQDGGGISQGQKQLLSIARAILANPSILILDEATSSIDTITEVKIQEALQRLMEGRTSFVIAHRLNTIQKADQILVLKEGQIIEKGNHEELMESKGFYYELFSSQKRVG; via the coding sequence ATGCAAAAACAGCAAAATAAAAAAGCAAAAGATATGTTCGGGACTCTAAAACGAATTTGGCAATATCTTGCCGTGAAAAAAGGCATTCTAATTTTAGTATTTTTAATGGTTATCGTCAGTTCGGCATTAGGGTTACTCGGTCCGTTTCTCGTTGGGATGGCAATAGATGACTATATTGTAGAACAACAGCTTGGTGGCTTCATTCCGGTGTTAATCGGTCTCGTGTTCATTTACATTTTTTATTCCTTATCGATGTGGCTACAAAACTATTGGATGATTGGAATTGCCCAAGATGCGGTATATACGATGAGAACGCAACTTTTCCATCATCTCCATCGATTACCGATTCCATTTTTCGATAAGCGACAACACGGAGAGTTAATGAGCAGAGTAACAAATGATATTGAAAACGTAAGTTCTACATTAAATAGCTCCGTTATTCAAGTTTTCTCAAGTGTCTTAACATTAGTCGGAACAGTGTCTGTTATGTTGTACTTAAGCCCTTTAATGACGGCCATTACATTAACGATTGTTCCTGCAATGTTTTTAGGTTTACGTTGGATCACGAAGAGAACTGGCCCGTTGTTCAAAGAAACGCAAAAAAATCTCGGAGAGCTAAACGGCTTTATCGAAGAGACAATTTCCGGACAACGTATCGTTAAAACATTTTCACAAGAAGAAAGAGTGATGGAGGAGTTTGAAGAAAAGGCGACAACTTTAAGAAAAACAGCCTATTGGGCACAAACATACTCCGGTTTCATCCCAAAATTAATGAATATGTTAAATAACTTAAGCTTTGCCATTATTGCGGGTGTTGGTGGAGTGCTAGCCCTCAACGGTGTTAGTGGCATTACGATCGGGGTTATCGTTATTTTTGCAGAGTACTCGCGCCAATTTACTCGTCCATTGAATGACTTGGCGAACCAGTTTAATACACTTCTTTCAGCGATTGCTGGAGCGGAAAGAGTATTTGATATTTTGGATGAAGACGTGGAAGCCGCTAATGAAAAGAATGCGGTGGAAATTTCCTCTGTTAAAGGAGAAATTGAGTTTCAAAACGCAACTTTTTCATATGAAGACGATGACCAAACGATTAAAAATGTTAGCTTTATCGCTTCTCCAGGAGAAACGGTAGCATTTGTTGGACCTACTGGTGCAGGAAAAACGACGATTATTAATTTAATTTCACGCTTTTACGATTTAGATAGCGGGAAAATTCTTATTGACGGTCATGACATCTCTAAAGTGAAAAGAGCAAGTTTACGAAGCCATATGGCATTTGTGCTCCAAGATTCCTTCCTGTTTGAGGGGACTATTTTAGAAAATATTCGCTACGGAAGATTGAATGCAACTGATGAAGAAATAGTAGAAGCGGCAAAAGAGGCAAACGCACACAGTTTTATTATGAGACTACCGAAAGGATATGAAACTGTTTTATCCCAAGACGGCGGCGGTATTAGCCAAGGACAAAAACAGCTATTGTCGATAGCGAGAGCCATCCTTGCCAACCCATCTATTTTAATACTAGATGAAGCAACAAGTAGTATTGATACAATTACCGAAGTGAAGATTCAAGAAGCACTACAACGTTTAATGGAAGGGCGAACAAGCTTCGTCATCGCTCACCGTCTAAACACCATTCAAAAAGCAGATCAAATTTTAGTATTAAAAGAAGGTCAAATCATCGAAAAAGGCAACCATGAAGAGTTAATGGAGAGTAAAGGATTTTACTACGAGTTATTTTCAAGTCAAAAAAGAGTTGGGTAG
- a CDS encoding alanine/glycine:cation symporter family protein: MIVLCLGVGLYFTFFTKFVQVRLIKDMVVQMFKGKSSSAGVSSFQALAISLSGRVGTGNIAGTATAIFYGGPGAVFWMWTIAFIGAASAFIESTLAQIYKEKRDGQYRGGPAYYIEKGIGWKWYAILFAISAILAMSLLMPGIQANAIGEGLSNAFSFNKTWIAVILVVVLAAIIFGGVKRIASVAQVVVPFMAIAYVFLSIIIVIMNVTALPEVFGLIFRSAFAVDSAFGGIIGMAIAWGVKRGIYSNEAGQGTGPHAAAAAEVSHPAKQGLVQSFSVYIDTLLVCSATAFMILFTGMYNVQGPDDTMLRSNLGETVSAGPAYTQAAIESVLPGFGAGFVGIALMFFAFTTIMAYYYIAETNVAYIFKGKWNKYGMLALKVILLISVYLGTVNEAGAVWDLGDVGLGIMVWLNLIAIVILAKPALKTLKDYDEQRKQGLDPTFDPEKLGIKNAEFWTEEYKKEEDKVS, from the coding sequence ATGATTGTGCTTTGTCTAGGAGTAGGTCTATACTTTACGTTTTTTACAAAGTTCGTACAAGTAAGGCTTATTAAGGACATGGTCGTTCAAATGTTTAAAGGGAAAAGTTCTAGTGCTGGAGTTTCATCGTTCCAAGCGCTAGCGATTTCATTATCAGGACGCGTAGGAACAGGTAACATTGCCGGTACTGCAACGGCTATTTTTTATGGTGGCCCTGGGGCAGTATTTTGGATGTGGACGATTGCCTTTATTGGTGCAGCAAGTGCATTCATTGAGTCTACACTAGCACAAATCTATAAAGAAAAGCGTGATGGGCAATATCGTGGGGGACCAGCTTATTACATTGAAAAAGGTATAGGTTGGAAATGGTATGCCATTCTTTTTGCGATTTCAGCAATTTTAGCAATGAGTTTGCTAATGCCTGGAATTCAAGCAAATGCGATTGGTGAAGGGTTAAGTAACGCCTTTAGTTTTAACAAAACGTGGATTGCGGTAATTTTAGTAGTAGTTTTAGCAGCGATTATTTTTGGTGGAGTTAAAAGGATTGCTTCTGTAGCGCAAGTAGTTGTTCCATTTATGGCAATTGCGTATGTCTTTTTATCTATTATTATCGTTATTATGAATGTTACAGCATTACCAGAAGTTTTCGGTTTAATCTTTAGAAGTGCTTTTGCAGTTGATTCTGCCTTTGGTGGAATTATCGGTATGGCCATTGCTTGGGGAGTAAAACGTGGTATTTATTCCAACGAAGCTGGTCAAGGTACAGGACCGCACGCAGCAGCGGCAGCGGAAGTATCTCACCCGGCAAAACAAGGGCTTGTGCAATCTTTCTCTGTTTATATCGATACGTTACTTGTTTGTTCAGCAACAGCATTTATGATTCTCTTCACAGGTATGTACAACGTTCAAGGTCCAGATGATACGATGCTTCGAAGTAATTTAGGTGAAACAGTTTCTGCTGGTCCTGCCTATACGCAAGCCGCAATTGAATCCGTTCTACCTGGATTTGGGGCTGGATTCGTAGGTATCGCTCTGATGTTCTTTGCATTTACAACAATCATGGCTTATTACTATATTGCCGAAACAAATGTTGCCTATATTTTCAAAGGAAAATGGAATAAATATGGAATGCTTGCTTTAAAAGTAATTCTATTAATCTCTGTTTATCTTGGAACGGTTAACGAGGCTGGGGCAGTATGGGATTTAGGTGACGTCGGGCTCGGTATAATGGTATGGCTGAACTTAATAGCCATTGTTATTTTAGCAAAACCAGCGTTGAAGACATTGAAGGATTACGACGAACAACGTAAGCAAGGTTTAGACCCGACTTTTGATCCAGAAAAACTAGGTATTAAAAATGCAGAGTTCTGGACAGAAGAATATAAAAAAGAAGAAGATAAAGTTTCGTAA
- a CDS encoding FAD-dependent oxidoreductase, which produces MMNVQNDNNELPKSPEPYWRQSVDLPSFEKLTHDIEAEVCIVGGGITGITTAYELTQAGVKVVLIDADHLLNGTTGHTTAKLTAQHGIIYDEFINHFGVEKTKLYYEASTDAIHYVKNLVSQKRIECDFKTQDAIIYSISDADDQKVRKEYAAYERLGIPNELKNSIPFSIETQSVLAMKEQAQFHPLQYLNTLLTEIVNNGGQIFEHTVAVDVEETPELKVITKEGPKIKCNYIVAASHFPFYDAKGFYFSRMYAERSYVLAAKIDAPYPGGMYYSSDSPKRSLRSVTIKGQEYVLISGDGHKTGQGKNTKEHYEALQTFGEQVLGMKEIAYRWSAQDLYTLDKMPYIGHITENSPRILIATGYRKWGMTNGTFAATLLKDIILENDNKYKELFSPSRFVADPSLKKFITTNFDVAGHLIEGKLERPTREIKDLKLDEGAVVTVNGERAGAYKDEQGNVYCVDTTCTHMKCELEWNDGERSWDCPCHGSRFSVKGEVLEGPADKPLKQINVN; this is translated from the coding sequence ATGATGAACGTACAAAACGACAATAACGAACTACCGAAATCACCCGAGCCTTATTGGCGACAAAGTGTAGACTTACCCTCTTTTGAAAAATTAACACATGACATTGAAGCCGAAGTTTGTATCGTTGGGGGTGGTATTACTGGAATTACAACCGCCTATGAATTAACACAAGCCGGGGTAAAAGTAGTACTTATTGATGCCGACCACCTTTTAAATGGGACTACCGGTCATACTACAGCTAAATTAACGGCACAACACGGTATCATTTATGATGAATTCATTAATCATTTCGGAGTAGAAAAAACAAAACTATATTACGAAGCAAGTACAGATGCTATTCATTATGTAAAAAATCTTGTTAGTCAAAAAAGAATTGAATGCGACTTTAAAACGCAAGACGCGATTATTTATTCCATTAGTGACGCAGACGATCAAAAGGTTAGAAAAGAGTATGCAGCCTATGAACGACTTGGCATTCCAAATGAACTGAAAAATAGCATTCCTTTTTCCATTGAGACACAATCAGTTCTTGCCATGAAAGAACAAGCCCAGTTTCACCCGTTACAATATTTGAACACGCTACTTACCGAAATAGTTAATAACGGCGGGCAAATATTTGAACATACAGTAGCAGTGGATGTAGAAGAGACACCAGAGCTAAAAGTGATTACAAAAGAAGGACCAAAAATTAAATGTAATTACATTGTGGCGGCTTCTCATTTTCCTTTTTATGATGCAAAAGGCTTTTATTTTTCTCGCATGTATGCAGAAAGATCATACGTGCTTGCAGCAAAAATTGATGCTCCATATCCTGGTGGGATGTATTACAGCTCTGATAGCCCTAAAAGATCGCTACGTTCCGTGACAATTAAAGGGCAAGAGTATGTACTTATTAGCGGAGACGGCCATAAAACTGGTCAAGGTAAAAATACAAAAGAGCACTACGAAGCATTACAAACATTCGGCGAGCAAGTGCTTGGTATGAAAGAAATTGCCTATCGCTGGTCAGCCCAAGATTTATACACGTTAGACAAAATGCCGTATATCGGACATATTACCGAAAATAGCCCACGTATTTTAATTGCCACCGGCTATCGAAAATGGGGGATGACAAACGGCACATTTGCAGCCACGTTGCTAAAAGATATCATTTTAGAAAATGATAATAAATATAAGGAGTTATTCTCTCCTTCTCGATTTGTAGCGGATCCAAGCTTGAAAAAGTTTATCACTACTAACTTTGATGTTGCTGGACATTTAATTGAAGGTAAGCTTGAAAGACCTACAAGAGAGATAAAAGATTTAAAACTAGATGAAGGTGCAGTCGTTACTGTTAACGGGGAACGAGCTGGTGCTTACAAGGACGAACAAGGAAATGTTTATTGCGTTGATACAACGTGTACACATATGAAATGCGAATTAGAATGGAACGATGGAGAACGGTCCTGGGATTGCCCTTGTCACGGATCAAGGTTCTCCGTTAAAGGCGAAGTATTAGAAGGCCCTGCCGATAAACCGTTAAAACAAATTAACGTAAACTAG
- a CDS encoding TetR/AcrR family transcriptional regulator, whose protein sequence is MTPRKSKKDELTQQMILDTAREIFVKKGYKETSMRVIAKELNCSHGAIYYYFKDKAELLYAIINADFQLLNNLIDTILQSDQSNGEKLRAILFSYLQFGLENKSHYEVMFLMKREGGGSESGPNVSYEKFAHALNQLGGGTISIKQIWSVFLALHGFVSQYCWTNQTFEDVKQLAESHVDFIWKGLNLEEMM, encoded by the coding sequence ATGACACCTAGAAAATCGAAGAAGGACGAATTAACGCAGCAAATGATTTTAGATACGGCCAGAGAAATATTTGTGAAAAAAGGCTACAAAGAAACATCAATGAGAGTAATAGCGAAAGAGTTAAACTGTAGTCACGGTGCCATTTACTACTATTTTAAAGATAAAGCTGAGCTTCTCTATGCCATTATTAACGCTGATTTCCAACTTTTGAACAATCTAATTGATACTATTTTACAATCAGATCAGTCTAACGGGGAAAAGCTACGAGCTATTCTATTTAGCTATCTTCAGTTCGGGTTGGAAAATAAGAGTCATTATGAAGTGATGTTTTTAATGAAAAGAGAAGGCGGGGGAAGCGAGTCGGGACCGAATGTATCGTACGAAAAGTTTGCTCATGCACTTAATCAATTAGGTGGTGGCACAATTTCCATTAAGCAAATTTGGTCTGTCTTTTTAGCTCTACACGGATTTGTAAGTCAATACTGTTGGACAAATCAAACATTTGAAGACGTGAAGCAGTTGGCGGAATCTCATGTTGATTTTATATGGAAAGGATTAAACTTAGAGGAGATGATGTAG
- a CDS encoding SDR family NAD(P)-dependent oxidoreductase, with product MKKALVLGASGGMGYAIVHELVGRGVETVAFARNEERLNSLFGNIPGVSIVPGDVANLEDLQEAADGVDVIFHAMNIPYEQWESSLATLVKNILAVAELVGAKLAVVDNIYAFGRSGGKKITEDHLKNPHTKKGKIRLQTENIIKSSTVPYVIAHFPDFYGPNATNAILHYTLKDVVEGKKAGFVGNKQIEREFIFTPDGAKAIVELSLTEAAYGQNWNIPATKPITGKEVEAILRNHFHYTKSFYTIHKFMIGALGLFQPQMREVVEMLYITEEPTILDGSKYEKLIGPLPKTSYEDGLRETLDYLKKEVLEKVGI from the coding sequence GTGAAAAAGGCGTTAGTGTTAGGTGCTTCTGGTGGAATGGGTTACGCGATTGTTCATGAACTAGTAGGGCGAGGAGTAGAAACGGTTGCTTTTGCTAGAAATGAAGAAAGGTTGAACAGTTTATTTGGAAATATTCCTGGTGTATCTATTGTTCCCGGAGATGTTGCCAACTTAGAAGACTTACAAGAGGCGGCAGATGGAGTAGATGTTATTTTTCATGCGATGAACATTCCGTATGAACAGTGGGAAAGTTCATTAGCTACTCTCGTGAAAAATATTCTTGCAGTAGCTGAGCTAGTAGGTGCGAAGCTTGCGGTCGTAGATAATATTTACGCTTTTGGACGAAGTGGTGGAAAGAAAATCACTGAGGATCATTTGAAAAACCCGCATACGAAAAAAGGGAAAATTCGATTACAAACGGAAAATATTATTAAAAGTTCAACCGTACCATACGTCATTGCCCATTTCCCTGATTTTTACGGACCTAACGCAACAAACGCCATACTTCACTATACGCTTAAAGATGTGGTGGAAGGGAAAAAAGCAGGATTTGTTGGCAATAAACAAATTGAACGGGAATTTATTTTTACACCAGATGGGGCGAAAGCTATCGTAGAGCTATCGTTAACCGAAGCAGCTTACGGACAAAACTGGAACATTCCTGCTACAAAGCCGATTACCGGAAAAGAAGTAGAAGCAATTCTACGGAATCATTTTCATTACACAAAATCTTTTTACACAATTCATAAATTTATGATTGGGGCACTAGGTCTATTCCAGCCTCAAATGCGAGAAGTAGTCGAAATGCTTTATATAACGGAAGAACCAACGATTTTAGATGGTAGTAAGTACGAAAAGCTCATTGGCCCACTACCGAAAACGAGCTACGAAGACGGTTTACGTGAAACGTTAGACTATTTAAAGAAGGAAGTTTTAGAGAAAGTTGGAATATAG
- a CDS encoding DEAD/DEAH box helicase produces MTTSFISTLKPFIQQIWEKSEFQEPTAIQQQAIPAALEGKDLLIESPTGTGKTLAYLLPILEKVEANKQHPQAIILVPSKELAMQILEQIQKWTEGTDITGASFIGGANIKRQIEKLKKKPEIIVGTPGRLAELIQMKKIKMHEMKTVVLDEGDQLLTSENMKSVKNIVKSTLSERQVMLVSATLKEEANAVAKEFMQDPVTVKVERDEKSKAQVEHFYVVCEKREKVNVLANVLRQPGIKALAFVRDIGNLAVVTEKLTYKQLNVGVLHGDSSKKERETALKDFRREEYPILLATDVAARGLDINEVTHVVHFDVPLDAAAYTHRSGRTGRQGATGTVISLVAPTEERDLKRIARDLNLTLNKREVYGGRLVEPKEGSAKPAGKEKRPNSSNNTRPKNAGPGPSKRNSQTKSRSK; encoded by the coding sequence ATGACAACATCATTCATTTCAACTTTAAAGCCATTTATCCAACAAATATGGGAAAAAAGTGAATTTCAAGAACCGACAGCTATACAGCAACAAGCAATTCCAGCAGCCTTAGAAGGTAAAGATTTATTAATTGAATCTCCGACTGGAACTGGAAAAACGTTAGCGTATTTGCTACCTATTTTAGAAAAAGTAGAGGCTAATAAACAACATCCACAAGCAATCATACTAGTTCCTTCAAAAGAATTAGCGATGCAAATTTTAGAGCAAATCCAGAAATGGACAGAAGGAACAGACATTACTGGTGCATCTTTTATCGGTGGAGCAAACATCAAACGTCAAATTGAAAAATTAAAGAAAAAGCCAGAAATCATCGTCGGTACCCCAGGTCGTTTAGCAGAACTTATTCAAATGAAGAAAATAAAAATGCATGAGATGAAGACGGTCGTATTAGATGAGGGAGACCAGCTATTAACGTCAGAGAATATGAAGTCTGTTAAAAATATTGTGAAGTCAACGTTGAGTGAACGCCAAGTAATGTTAGTGTCTGCAACTCTTAAGGAAGAAGCAAATGCCGTCGCGAAAGAGTTCATGCAAGACCCTGTAACAGTGAAAGTAGAAAGAGATGAAAAGAGTAAAGCGCAAGTGGAACACTTTTACGTTGTTTGTGAAAAACGTGAGAAAGTGAACGTACTAGCAAACGTTCTTCGCCAACCAGGCATAAAAGCGCTAGCGTTCGTCCGTGATATAGGAAACTTAGCGGTTGTAACGGAAAAATTAACATACAAACAACTAAACGTCGGTGTTTTACACGGTGACTCTTCTAAAAAAGAAAGAGAAACGGCTTTAAAAGATTTTAGACGTGAAGAATATCCGATATTACTAGCAACGGACGTAGCAGCACGTGGACTAGATATTAATGAAGTAACCCACGTTGTTCATTTTGACGTACCGTTAGATGCAGCAGCCTATACACATCGCTCTGGTCGAACTGGCCGTCAAGGTGCAACCGGAACAGTCATTTCGCTCGTTGCTCCAACGGAAGAACGCGATTTAAAAAGAATCGCTCGTGACCTAAACCTTACGCTAAACAAACGCGAAGTTTACGGGGGGCGCTTAGTCGAGCCGAAAGAAGGATCTGCAAAACCTGCTGGGAAAGAAAAACGTCCTAACTCATCCAACAATACCCGTCCAAAAAATGCTGGACCCGGACCGTCAAAGCGAAATTCACAAACTAAATCACGTTCGAAATAA
- a CDS encoding DDE-type integrase/transposase/recombinase, which yields MYPQIITYLLTFINYQEQIIRTLLTLLIGKSMFDKPKEAPVNQPYRKLQIDDLPIIEKLERLDYQLLLAEHLQSKGKPLKPVQRRANSTPVPSTLCCPKCGAPSAYLYANNGGKGQYQCKVCACVFNKKSHYQKEAILKCPHCLKTLEKIKERKDFHVFKCKNDMCTYYQKNLSAMTKKEKKQFKEDPQSLKVRYIYRKFHIDYQPLSKQSPKQPKVDLSRLYVSPHTLGLILTYHVNYGLSARKTAAIMKDIHGVSVSHQSILNYENSVALWLKPYIDYFPYELSDQFCGDETYIRVNGRWHYLFFFFDAVKKVILSYPVSPNRDTATAIRAIDEVLVKLKVIPENLQFVVDGNPIYLLAQHFFAENHISFDVKQVIGLTNEDDVSREYRPLKQIIERLNRTFKGNYRSTHGFGSEQGSVSFVTLFVAYFNFLRPHSSLEGKVPVTLPELEKLPTMPARWTALIGLAQDWIQQQSA from the coding sequence TTGTACCCTCAAATTATAACCTATTTATTAACTTTTATAAACTATCAAGAACAAATTATTCGAACTTTGCTTACTCTATTGATTGGAAAAAGCATGTTCGATAAACCAAAAGAAGCTCCTGTTAATCAGCCTTATCGAAAGCTTCAAATTGATGATTTACCTATTATTGAAAAACTAGAAAGGCTCGATTATCAGCTTTTATTAGCGGAACACCTTCAATCCAAAGGGAAACCGTTAAAACCAGTACAGCGTCGAGCGAATTCTACGCCCGTACCGTCTACCTTATGTTGTCCTAAGTGTGGTGCTCCTTCTGCGTATTTGTACGCAAACAACGGAGGAAAAGGACAATATCAGTGTAAGGTGTGTGCGTGTGTTTTCAATAAAAAAAGTCATTATCAGAAAGAGGCCATTCTTAAGTGTCCTCACTGCCTTAAAACGCTTGAAAAAATTAAAGAACGAAAAGATTTTCACGTGTTTAAGTGCAAAAATGATATGTGTACCTATTATCAAAAAAACTTGAGCGCCATGACTAAAAAAGAGAAAAAACAGTTTAAAGAAGATCCACAATCGCTGAAAGTTCGCTACATTTACCGGAAGTTCCACATCGACTATCAACCGTTATCCAAACAATCACCAAAGCAGCCAAAAGTCGATTTATCAAGATTGTATGTTTCACCGCATACACTTGGGCTCATCTTGACGTACCATGTCAATTACGGATTATCGGCCCGTAAAACGGCAGCGATCATGAAGGATATTCACGGCGTGTCTGTCTCCCATCAAAGTATCCTAAACTACGAAAACAGCGTCGCATTATGGCTCAAGCCTTATATTGACTACTTTCCGTATGAGCTGTCGGATCAATTCTGTGGGGATGAAACGTACATCCGGGTCAACGGTCGTTGGCATTATCTGTTTTTCTTTTTTGATGCGGTCAAGAAAGTCATTCTTTCGTATCCAGTATCACCAAATCGCGACACCGCAACAGCGATACGAGCGATTGATGAAGTACTAGTGAAACTGAAAGTAATACCAGAAAACCTACAATTTGTAGTAGATGGTAACCCTATTTACTTGTTGGCACAGCATTTCTTCGCAGAGAACCACATATCGTTTGACGTAAAACAGGTCATCGGGCTAACAAATGAAGACGATGTCTCTAGAGAGTATCGACCTCTCAAGCAAATCATCGAGAGACTAAATCGCACGTTTAAAGGGAATTATCGATCGACGCACGGCTTTGGTTCTGAACAAGGATCTGTTTCTTTTGTGACATTGTTTGTGGCTTACTTTAACTTCTTGCGCCCACATTCTTCACTTGAAGGTAAAGTGCCAGTAACACTTCCAGAATTAGAAAAGCTACCAACCATGCCAGCGAGATGGACAGCCCTTATTGGATTAGCTCAAGACTGGATTCAACAACAGTCAGCCTAA